From Haemorhous mexicanus isolate bHaeMex1 chromosome 13, bHaeMex1.pri, whole genome shotgun sequence, a single genomic window includes:
- the MPI gene encoding mannose-6-phosphate isomerase isoform X3, translating to MAEIRVFPLSCVVQNYSWGKVGLESEVAKLVASGDPLVQIQPDQPYAELWMGTHPRGDALIRDNRIPQKTLGQWIADNPACLGAKVKDAFQGHLPFLFKVLSVNTALSVQAHPNKELAAKLHAQFPEHYPDANHKPEMAIALTPFEGMCGFRPVEEIVSFLQNVPELRALIGEVAAEQLERSGSDDPRGVSAALRVCFTRLMKSEKKFFVDQLNMLVKRISQEAAEGKDTAGSNGELLLRLHSQYPGDIGCFTIYFLNLVRLEPGEAMFLGANEPHAYLHGDCVEVMACSDNTVRAGLTPKFIDVLTLCEMLNYTPAPSSSKILPAAQSQLDPHVYLYDPPVPDFTIMRIEIPASIKLYLISAMDSASILLVIQGTAVGTSTAAASEMSLRRGSVLFVSANESISLHLSSPDGMLLFRACCLL from the exons ATGGCGGAGATCCGGG TGTTCCCCCTCTCCTGCGTGGTGCAGAACTATTCCTGGGGGAAGGTGGGCCTGGAGAGCGAGGTGGCCAAGCTGGTGGCCAGCGGTGACCCCCTGGTCCAGATCCAGCCTGACCAGCCCTACGCTGAG CTGTGGATGGGCACACACCCCCGGGGCGATGCCCTCATCCGGGATAACCGCATCCCCCAAAAGACCCTGGGCCAGTGGATTGCCGACAACCCCGCCTGCCTGGGGGCCAAGGTGAAGGACGCCTTCCAGGGACACCTGCCCTTCCTGTTCAAGGTGCTGTCTGTCAACACCGCCCTGTCCGTCCAGGCACACCCCAACAAG gagctggcagcgAAGCTCCACGCCCAGTTCCCCGAGCACTATCCCGATGCCAACCACAAGCCCGAAATGGCCATCGCCCTCACCCCCTTCGAGGGCATGTGTGGCTTCCGGCCTGTGGAGGAGATTGTCTCCTTCCTCCAGA ATGTCCCCGAGCTGCGGGCTCTGATCGGGGAGGTGGCGGCGGAGCAGCTGGAGCGCAGCGGCAGTGACGACCCCCGCGGCGTCTCGGCCGCCCTCCGCGTCTGCTTCACCCGCCTCATGAAGAGCGAGAAGAAGTTCTTCGTGGACCAGCTGAACATGCTGGTGAAGAGGATCTCCCAGGAAG CGGCAGAAGGGAAGGACACGGCAGGGAGCAacggggagctgctgctgcggcTGCACTCCCAGTACCCGGGGGACATCGGCTGCTTCACCATTTATTTCCTCAACCTGGTGAGGCTGGAGCCAGGGGAAGCCATGTTCCTGGGAGCCAATGAGCCCCACGCCTACCTGCACGGAG ACTGTGTGGAGGTGATGGCGTGCTCAGACAACACAGTGCGTGCCGGGCTGACGCCCAAATTCATCGATGTGCTCACCTTGTGTGAGATGCTCAACTACacaccagcacccagcagctccaagaTCCTCCCGGCGGCACAGAGCCAGCTCGATCCCCACGTCTACCTCTATGACCCACCCGTGCCAGACTTCACCATCATGAGGATAGAG ATCCCTGCCTCCATCAAGCTGTACCTCATCTCTGCCATGGACTCTGCCAGCATCTTGCTGGTGATCCAAGGGACAGCCGTGGGCACCTCCACAGCGGCAGCCTCCGAGATGTCCCTGCGCCGTGGCTCCGTGCTCTTCGTCTCAGCCAACGAGAGCATCTCCCTGCACCTCTCCTCGCCCGACGGGATGCTGCTCTTCCgagcctgctgcctcctctga
- the MPI gene encoding mannose-6-phosphate isomerase isoform X2, producing MGEPPSPRVFPLSCVVQNYSWGKVGLESEVAKLVASGDPLVQIQPDQPYAELWMGTHPRGDALIRDNRIPQKTLGQWIADNPACLGAKVKDAFQGHLPFLFKVLSVNTALSVQAHPNKELAAKLHAQFPEHYPDANHKPEMAIALTPFEGMCGFRPVEEIVSFLQNVPELRALIGEVAAEQLERSGSDDPRGVSAALRVCFTRLMKSEKKFFVDQLNMLVKRISQEAAEGKDTAGSNGELLLRLHSQYPGDIGCFTIYFLNLVRLEPGEAMFLGANEPHAYLHGDCVEVMACSDNTVRAGLTPKFIDVLTLCEMLNYTPAPSSSKILPAAQSQLDPHVYLYDPPVPDFTIMRIEIPASIKLYLISAMDSASILLVIQGTAVGTSTAAASEMSLRRGSVLFVSANESISLHLSSPDGMLLFRACCLL from the exons ATGGGAGAGCCCCCCTCTCCCCGAG TGTTCCCCCTCTCCTGCGTGGTGCAGAACTATTCCTGGGGGAAGGTGGGCCTGGAGAGCGAGGTGGCCAAGCTGGTGGCCAGCGGTGACCCCCTGGTCCAGATCCAGCCTGACCAGCCCTACGCTGAG CTGTGGATGGGCACACACCCCCGGGGCGATGCCCTCATCCGGGATAACCGCATCCCCCAAAAGACCCTGGGCCAGTGGATTGCCGACAACCCCGCCTGCCTGGGGGCCAAGGTGAAGGACGCCTTCCAGGGACACCTGCCCTTCCTGTTCAAGGTGCTGTCTGTCAACACCGCCCTGTCCGTCCAGGCACACCCCAACAAG gagctggcagcgAAGCTCCACGCCCAGTTCCCCGAGCACTATCCCGATGCCAACCACAAGCCCGAAATGGCCATCGCCCTCACCCCCTTCGAGGGCATGTGTGGCTTCCGGCCTGTGGAGGAGATTGTCTCCTTCCTCCAGA ATGTCCCCGAGCTGCGGGCTCTGATCGGGGAGGTGGCGGCGGAGCAGCTGGAGCGCAGCGGCAGTGACGACCCCCGCGGCGTCTCGGCCGCCCTCCGCGTCTGCTTCACCCGCCTCATGAAGAGCGAGAAGAAGTTCTTCGTGGACCAGCTGAACATGCTGGTGAAGAGGATCTCCCAGGAAG CGGCAGAAGGGAAGGACACGGCAGGGAGCAacggggagctgctgctgcggcTGCACTCCCAGTACCCGGGGGACATCGGCTGCTTCACCATTTATTTCCTCAACCTGGTGAGGCTGGAGCCAGGGGAAGCCATGTTCCTGGGAGCCAATGAGCCCCACGCCTACCTGCACGGAG ACTGTGTGGAGGTGATGGCGTGCTCAGACAACACAGTGCGTGCCGGGCTGACGCCCAAATTCATCGATGTGCTCACCTTGTGTGAGATGCTCAACTACacaccagcacccagcagctccaagaTCCTCCCGGCGGCACAGAGCCAGCTCGATCCCCACGTCTACCTCTATGACCCACCCGTGCCAGACTTCACCATCATGAGGATAGAG ATCCCTGCCTCCATCAAGCTGTACCTCATCTCTGCCATGGACTCTGCCAGCATCTTGCTGGTGATCCAAGGGACAGCCGTGGGCACCTCCACAGCGGCAGCCTCCGAGATGTCCCTGCGCCGTGGCTCCGTGCTCTTCGTCTCAGCCAACGAGAGCATCTCCCTGCACCTCTCCTCGCCCGACGGGATGCTGCTCTTCCgagcctgctgcctcctctga
- the FAM219B gene encoding protein FAM219B, translating to MATGGGGAGPGPGPGRGLGGAASGAGGRRGPGLIWAEKKRLNKGTDVVEKRGPYIMSKPPSIQAKLKRQRELAKAALRRQGLLGAPTALKPTPKRSVKFNKGYTALSQTADENLVSLDSDSDGEPGSRCSSGYSSAEQVTQDLSRQLLQDGYHLDEVPDDEDLDLIPPKPAASSSCPCCFGENLSCVIQ from the exons ATGGCGACGGGCGGCGGCGGAGCCGGGCctggtcccggtcccggtcgCGGTCTCGGTGGCGCTGCCAGCGGAGCCGGCGgccggcggggcccgggg CTGATTTGGGCTGAAAAGAAGAGGCTGAACAAAGGGACAGATGTGGTGGAGAAGAGAGGTCCATACATCATGAGCAAACCTCCCTCCATTCAGGCCAAGCTGA AGAGGCAGCGGGAGCTGGCAAAGGCAGCGCTGCgaaggcaggggctgctgggggcacccACTGCCCTGAAACCAACTCCTAAAAG GTCTGTGAAGTTCAACAAGGGCTACACGGCGCTCAGCCAGACAGCTGATGAAAACCTGGTCTCCCTTGACTCAGACAG tgATGGGGAACCGGGATCCAGGTGTTCCTCGGGATACTCCTCCGCTGAG CAGGTGACCCAGGACCTGAgccggcagctgctgcaggacggGTACCACCTCGACGAGGTCCCCGATGACGAAGACCTGGATCTCATCCCCCCAAAacctgctgcctcctcttcctgcccctGCTGTTTTGGAGAAAATCTCTCCTGTGTGATCCAGTAG
- the MPI gene encoding mannose-6-phosphate isomerase isoform X1: protein MAGNCPHRQCPLPRPRSSPSLTRCHPAPRALWVSGRIFGRSFCAPLTLDFPPAVFPLSCVVQNYSWGKVGLESEVAKLVASGDPLVQIQPDQPYAELWMGTHPRGDALIRDNRIPQKTLGQWIADNPACLGAKVKDAFQGHLPFLFKVLSVNTALSVQAHPNKELAAKLHAQFPEHYPDANHKPEMAIALTPFEGMCGFRPVEEIVSFLQNVPELRALIGEVAAEQLERSGSDDPRGVSAALRVCFTRLMKSEKKFFVDQLNMLVKRISQEAAEGKDTAGSNGELLLRLHSQYPGDIGCFTIYFLNLVRLEPGEAMFLGANEPHAYLHGDCVEVMACSDNTVRAGLTPKFIDVLTLCEMLNYTPAPSSSKILPAAQSQLDPHVYLYDPPVPDFTIMRIEIPASIKLYLISAMDSASILLVIQGTAVGTSTAAASEMSLRRGSVLFVSANESISLHLSSPDGMLLFRACCLL from the exons ATGGCTGGAAATTGTCCCCACCgacagtgtcccctcccaagaCCGCGGTCCTCCCCCTCCCTGACACGCTGTCACCCTGCCCCACGGGCTCTGTGGGTGTCCGGGAGGATTTTCGGGCGTTCTTTCTGTGCCCCGCTAACACTTGACTTCCCTCCCGCAGTGTTCCCCCTCTCCTGCGTGGTGCAGAACTATTCCTGGGGGAAGGTGGGCCTGGAGAGCGAGGTGGCCAAGCTGGTGGCCAGCGGTGACCCCCTGGTCCAGATCCAGCCTGACCAGCCCTACGCTGAG CTGTGGATGGGCACACACCCCCGGGGCGATGCCCTCATCCGGGATAACCGCATCCCCCAAAAGACCCTGGGCCAGTGGATTGCCGACAACCCCGCCTGCCTGGGGGCCAAGGTGAAGGACGCCTTCCAGGGACACCTGCCCTTCCTGTTCAAGGTGCTGTCTGTCAACACCGCCCTGTCCGTCCAGGCACACCCCAACAAG gagctggcagcgAAGCTCCACGCCCAGTTCCCCGAGCACTATCCCGATGCCAACCACAAGCCCGAAATGGCCATCGCCCTCACCCCCTTCGAGGGCATGTGTGGCTTCCGGCCTGTGGAGGAGATTGTCTCCTTCCTCCAGA ATGTCCCCGAGCTGCGGGCTCTGATCGGGGAGGTGGCGGCGGAGCAGCTGGAGCGCAGCGGCAGTGACGACCCCCGCGGCGTCTCGGCCGCCCTCCGCGTCTGCTTCACCCGCCTCATGAAGAGCGAGAAGAAGTTCTTCGTGGACCAGCTGAACATGCTGGTGAAGAGGATCTCCCAGGAAG CGGCAGAAGGGAAGGACACGGCAGGGAGCAacggggagctgctgctgcggcTGCACTCCCAGTACCCGGGGGACATCGGCTGCTTCACCATTTATTTCCTCAACCTGGTGAGGCTGGAGCCAGGGGAAGCCATGTTCCTGGGAGCCAATGAGCCCCACGCCTACCTGCACGGAG ACTGTGTGGAGGTGATGGCGTGCTCAGACAACACAGTGCGTGCCGGGCTGACGCCCAAATTCATCGATGTGCTCACCTTGTGTGAGATGCTCAACTACacaccagcacccagcagctccaagaTCCTCCCGGCGGCACAGAGCCAGCTCGATCCCCACGTCTACCTCTATGACCCACCCGTGCCAGACTTCACCATCATGAGGATAGAG ATCCCTGCCTCCATCAAGCTGTACCTCATCTCTGCCATGGACTCTGCCAGCATCTTGCTGGTGATCCAAGGGACAGCCGTGGGCACCTCCACAGCGGCAGCCTCCGAGATGTCCCTGCGCCGTGGCTCCGTGCTCTTCGTCTCAGCCAACGAGAGCATCTCCCTGCACCTCTCCTCGCCCGACGGGATGCTGCTCTTCCgagcctgctgcctcctctga